In the genome of Mucilaginibacter sp. 14171R-50, the window ATCTACCAGGGTAACCTGGTAGCTTTTATTTTTTGCCACATCTTGTGCAAAGTTTACACCGGCAAAACCTCCCCCAATAACCACAATTTTTTTAGCAGGCACAGGCATATGGCCTGTGGCATCTGCGGGGTTAGAAAGATCGCTCATTTCTGGTATGTGTATGTTTGTCACCGTTATAAATGACAATGTAAATATACGTTAAGTGTACATAATACACTATTAAAATAATCTAATTTTACACAGGGTTGATAAGCTGTACCAACTATCCGACAGCTTAAATTCACTCCCTGCACCCTCCCGGTAAACGGGGGATTGCACCGGCCAATTCTTTGGTAATAGTACTCAATAAAAAAACCGCTTTAACTATTTTAAAGCGGTTTTTTTATTTATGATGCAGAATATATTACAAATACGATTGCAGCGTACCGCTGCGCGATGACTGTTTTATACGCTGAAGCGCCTTGTCCTTGATCTGGCGTACCCGTTCGCGGGTTAGCACAAACTTTTCGCCTATTTCTTCTAAGGTGTGGGTGTGGTTATTGCCCAGGCCGTAAAACAGTATCAGTACCTCGCGGTCGCGTTCGCCTAATTTTGACAGGGAACGCCCCAGTTCGGTAGCCAGCGAATCGTGGATCAGGCTACTGTCAGTAGATGGGTCGTCGTTTTGCATTACATCCAGCAAAGTGCCTTCTTCGCCCTGCTGAAAAGGCGCGTCGATGGACACCTGCCTGCCTGAATTTCGTAACGAATCGGCAATTTTTTCGACCGTTGTTTCCAGGCACTCGGCCAGTTCTTCAGGGGTGGCTTCGCGTTCAAGTTCCTGCTCAAGCGAAGATTGCGTTTTGCGGATCTTGCTCAGCGTACCTATCTGGTTCAGGGGCAAACGCACCGAGCGCGACTGATCTGATATGGCAGATATTATGGATTGGCGTATCCACCAAACGGCGTATGATATAAATTTAAAACCTTTGGTCTCGTCAAACCGGCGGGCGGCTTTTATCAGGCCTAAATTACCTTCGTTGATTAAGTCGCCAAGGGTTATGCCCTGGTTTTGATATTGTTTGGCCACCGATACCACAAACCTTAAGTTGGCTTTGGTAAGGCGCTCTAATGCTGCCTGGTCGCCTTCGCGTATTTTTTGTGCCAGTATAACTTCTTCCTGGGCTGTTATAAGGTCTACTTTACCGATCTCTGTTAAGTATTTATCAAGCGATTGGGTCTCGCGGTTGGTGATGGATTGACTTATTTTAAGTTGTCTCATTTAATGGGGATAAAGCGGCCTGAAGCCGGCGATTAAACAATTTACTAAACTTTAAAAGAGCGGGGTCCGGGTGTTTTTAATGACCCGTAAAAAAAATAAAAGCATTCCCATTTTCAGGGAATGCTTCACGATATTATTATAGTTATTAAGCTACTTTAACTCTTACCGCGTTAGGGCCTTTCTTGCCTTCTTCCACTTCATACTGTACGGTATCGTTCTCGCGGATGCGATCAACTAAACCTGATGAGTGAACAAACACTTCTTTGCCACCGTTACTTGGGGTGATGAATCCAAAACCCTTTTCTTCATTAAAAAATTTTACTGTTCCTTGTTGCATTATATTTATTTAAATAGTTACAAATGTACCTTTAATTATTGATTAATTGGCATAAATATGTAATTGATATACTTTTAGTTATGGTTAAAGCTATATTTCCCTATAAAATGACAATATTGTGTTGGGCGTGAATTTTTGTTTTTGTCAGCCAAACATCACAATTGTAGGCCGCACGTAAGTTAGAGCTAAGTTTTACGACAAACCCGCAATACATACCATCATTTTTTACGTTAGTTATAAGTACGTTAAACACGTTAGGAGATTTATGAAAAAGATAAGCATTCAAATTATTCTGTTATTAATTACCGGGTATACTGCTATGGCGGCTGCACCGAATACAAGTACCGATGGCAAGGCCAGGTTAGATACCGCTACTTTTGCCACGGGCTGTTTCTGGTGTACCGAAGCAAAGTTTCAACAATTAAAGGGCGTTAAAAAGGTAATATCGGGCTTTAGCGGGGGCACGGTTGCCAACCCTACCTATAACCAGGTTTGTACAGGCACCACAGGGCACGCCGAAGCCTGTAACATTATTTACGATCCTGCGCAAATTACATACGATGAACTGCTGGCTGCCTTTTTTGTAGCACACGATCCAACCCAGCTAAACCGCCAGGGTAATGATGTGGGTACACAGTACCGCTCGGCCATATTTTATCATAACGCGGCACAAAAGCAAAAGGCCAACTATTACATTGGTAAACTTAATGCTGAGCATGCCTACAAAAATAAAATTGTTACTCAGGTAGCGCCGTACAAAGCTTTTTACAAAGCCGAAGACTACCATCAGAATTATTATAACCTGAATAAAGGCAGCAACCCGTATTGTAAATATGTGATACAGCCCGAACTTGAAAAGTTTAGGAAGGTGTTTAAAAATAAACTGAAGAACTAAGATGAGGCCGATATACATCACCGCGATACTACTCCTGTGCTTTACCTGCACGTTTGCACAGCATTTAAAAACCGATAAGGGGCACCAAAATAACCCGTACTATTCTAATACCGATACCCGCCCGATAAAGGTGTCGGATGCGGAATGGAAAAAGATATTGCCGCCGGCATTATATGCCACCGCCCGCGAGCAGGCTACCGAACGCCCGTTTACCGGCCAGTTTTGGAACAAAAGCGCCAGGGGAACCTATTACTGCGCTGTTTGTGGCAATAAGCTGTTCCGTTCGGATGCCAAATTTGCCAGCGACTGTGGCTGGCCAAGCTTTTACCAGCCGGTAAGGAAGAACAGCGTTATTTATAAAGCCGACAACTCATTAGGTATGGAGCGAACCGAAGTGTTGTGCGCACGCTGCCAAAGCCACCTGGGGCATATATTTGACGATGGCCCGGCGCCAACGTACAAAAGGTTTTGCATGAACTCCGTTTCATTGGATTTTCAGCCCGATAAGCTGTAAAAGTAGGCGCCTCCTGTTAAGGGTTTAAAGCGTACCATACGTTCCCGCATTGCTATTGCGCCATCTTGCCGGCAAGCATAAAGCCCGATTTACTGGCCTTTAGCCAATAAATCGGGCTTTATGCCGTTATTTAAAGGACGCTGCTTTAATCAGCAGGCCCCACCCCGCGTTTATGCTGCGTTATGGTAACAACCATTGTGGCTGCGGTTCAGCCTTTGATAGCTGCCTTTTAAGAGCTGCATGGATATTTTAATACGCTTAGTTTATGTACGTGTGCAAAGCATCAGCACAACCCCGTTGGATGGGCCTTTCCAGCTGAAAATGAGCAAATAAAGGGGGATTTTGAGGGTTTCCGCTACTTAATTGTAATAAGGAAATTACAGTTGCTATGAACAATTTGTAAAATTTGAGAGTTATAATTGGGGACTTTCATCTAAAAAAATCATTTTATTGAGGAAAAATCTACTTATTAACCAAATTAATAAATTGAATTACAAACATGATTAACATGAAAAGATCCATTTTAGCGGTTGGCGTATTAGCCTTTTTAACTGTTACAGCTACACGTGTATCCGCACAAACTCAAGACACCACCCAAAAAACCACCACCACCACTACCACAACAACTACCGAAGGGGCAAGTGATGTAGTAGGGGCTTTAGCCAGCAACGCCGATTACACAACAGCGTTGAGTGCGGTTAAAGCTGCAGGGTTAGATTCTGTTTTGAAAACAGGTGGTCCGTATACGATTTTCGCACCTAACAATATTACGCTAAGCAACCTGCCCGCCGGCAAACTGGATAGCCTGATGAAAGATCCGGCTAAACTGGCTACCATATTAAAAGGCCATGTTGTTACCGGCAAATACGGCAAGGCCGAAATTATTAAAGCTTTAAACGCAGGTAAAGGCAAAGCTACACTGACCACTATTGACGGGCAAACGCTTACCCTTTCAGTAACTTCTGATAAAAAGCTGCAGCTGGCAAATGCTGCCGGTAACACGGCTCAGGTGATCCTTTTTGACCTGATAGGAGCCAACGGTATTGTAAATGGTGTTAACGGCGTACTTATGCCAACGAAATAATACCATACTTCCAGATAACGAGAAAGCCCGGTTTACCGGGCTTTTTTATTTTATCACTCGTTCAAATGATTTTCAAAATTTAGTAATGGTTGTGGAACTAACCTGAAAATTTCTAAACCTAATTTTAGTTTTTAAAAAAATTAAAAAGTTTTGCTGATTATTGAAATATTATTTTAAGTTTGACAAACTATTGATAATATGACCGTAATTAAGAAGCATCACTTATTAAGGAAGGATCTGATTAAGCACTTTTACTATAATAAAAGTCTTTCTTTGACCGAACTGAGCAAGCTCACACACAAAAGCCTGCCCTTAGTGACCAATACGGTTAGTAACCTGATAGACGAAGGTTACGTGCTTGAACATGGCCTTGCACCCTCAACCGGCGGCCGGCGGGGTTTGGCTTTTCTGCTAAACGGCCAAAAGCAGCGTTACATAGTTGCTGTAGCGGTAGACCAAATGGTAACCCAGGTAGTTATCTACGATCTGCTAAACAATATTAAGATGGAGCCCGAGAAAAAAGAGCTCGTGCTTAGCGATACGCCTTCATTAATTGACACCTTCACCGAATTTTTGCAAGATTACATCTCGCGCTCGGGTATTTCTATCCACCAGATACTGGGCATGGGTATTGGCATGCCCGGCTTTGTAAACGCCGAACAAGGGGTTAACCATACCTTTTTTAAAACAAAAGGCGGCGAGAACCTGGCGAAACACCTATCGGAACAGCTTGGTATGCCGGTGTTTATCGATAACGATTCAAGTTTGATAGCGCTGGCCGAACTAAAGTTTGGCGCCGGAAAAAATCTAAAGGATGTGCTGGTAGTAAACGTAGGGTGGGGAACCGGCCTGGGTATGATCGTAAACGG includes:
- the msrB gene encoding peptide-methionine (R)-S-oxide reductase MsrB, encoding MRPIYITAILLLCFTCTFAQHLKTDKGHQNNPYYSNTDTRPIKVSDAEWKKILPPALYATAREQATERPFTGQFWNKSARGTYYCAVCGNKLFRSDAKFASDCGWPSFYQPVRKNSVIYKADNSLGMERTEVLCARCQSHLGHIFDDGPAPTYKRFCMNSVSLDFQPDKL
- a CDS encoding cold-shock protein; the encoded protein is MQQGTVKFFNEEKGFGFITPSNGGKEVFVHSSGLVDRIRENDTVQYEVEEGKKGPNAVRVKVA
- the msrA gene encoding peptide-methionine (S)-S-oxide reductase MsrA, giving the protein MKKISIQIILLLITGYTAMAAAPNTSTDGKARLDTATFATGCFWCTEAKFQQLKGVKKVISGFSGGTVANPTYNQVCTGTTGHAEACNIIYDPAQITYDELLAAFFVAHDPTQLNRQGNDVGTQYRSAIFYHNAAQKQKANYYIGKLNAEHAYKNKIVTQVAPYKAFYKAEDYHQNYYNLNKGSNPYCKYVIQPELEKFRKVFKNKLKN
- a CDS encoding ROK family protein, whose product is MTVIKKHHLLRKDLIKHFYYNKSLSLTELSKLTHKSLPLVTNTVSNLIDEGYVLEHGLAPSTGGRRGLAFLLNGQKQRYIVAVAVDQMVTQVVIYDLLNNIKMEPEKKELVLSDTPSLIDTFTEFLQDYISRSGISIHQILGMGIGMPGFVNAEQGVNHTFFKTKGGENLAKHLSEQLGMPVFIDNDSSLIALAELKFGAGKNLKDVLVVNVGWGTGLGMIVNGSLFRGHSGYAGEFSHIPLSQSNKICSCGKRGCLEVDTSLLVLLERAKSEMDSGASSSMEQVYKKTGTLSGDHFLNAARSGDPLAVSILSDAAFLIGKGMSTLIHIMNPKLIVLSGRGAIAGKILMAPIQQAINEFCIPWLAEQTEIQVSTLASDSELLGAATLVMENCNFN
- a CDS encoding fasciclin domain-containing protein; the protein is MKRSILAVGVLAFLTVTATRVSAQTQDTTQKTTTTTTTTTTEGASDVVGALASNADYTTALSAVKAAGLDSVLKTGGPYTIFAPNNITLSNLPAGKLDSLMKDPAKLATILKGHVVTGKYGKAEIIKALNAGKGKATLTTIDGQTLTLSVTSDKKLQLANAAGNTAQVILFDLIGANGIVNGVNGVLMPTK
- a CDS encoding RNA polymerase sigma factor RpoD/SigA; this encodes MRQLKISQSITNRETQSLDKYLTEIGKVDLITAQEEVILAQKIREGDQAALERLTKANLRFVVSVAKQYQNQGITLGDLINEGNLGLIKAARRFDETKGFKFISYAVWWIRQSIISAISDQSRSVRLPLNQIGTLSKIRKTQSSLEQELEREATPEELAECLETTVEKIADSLRNSGRQVSIDAPFQQGEEGTLLDVMQNDDPSTDSSLIHDSLATELGRSLSKLGERDREVLILFYGLGNNHTHTLEEIGEKFVLTRERVRQIKDKALQRIKQSSRSGTLQSYL